Sequence from the Plasmodium gaboni strain SY75 chromosome Unknown, whole genome shotgun sequence genome:
TTTTTTTAGAAGCTTTTATCATATTAACATTTTGTATTTCATCcgaatttttatttttttcttcatttataaatatatatttatttacattttcttttttctttttttttcttttttttttattttttcctccttggttaatatttttatgttcGTTATCTAAACAATCCTGATGTTCATTCGATTCAGAGTTGTGAAATTTATTAAGATGTTCTaagttatataaaattttattcatttgttttcttttctttttattattatctgtataatattcataGTTAGATGTGTTTGTAATATATTCCTTTTCTAAAAAATTCTCATCATGTGatgtattaatattacttatgttattaaaatataataaattattattcacATTATTAAGTAGATTATTATAAGGTTTACCTTCCACATATTCTTCATATagtttattattttgttgtTCTCCTTTTAGAGGTCTTATATGATTAGGAAGctctttatatttttgcTTTTGTCTagaatatttaattttttttttcttttcaaaatatattttactaTCACTAGAATAACCCTTGGTACgttcatttttattcaaCAAATTATGATTCTTGATTTTGATGTAATTGCTATAATTATAATCAAGAGAGttgttatttatatattgttgaatattattaatgtCATGCTTATAATTTTGGTTCTCtgtatttataattatattattgttaaCATGGCACATATAATcattttgaatattttgaatattttgaatattttgataatcatcattcttttccttttcctttttatttagatttttttttttttttattattatatgattgtcttttttttttattaacattttttttaatatattttcatattcatATACTGATACATTCttatcaaaaatattaacacattttaatatattagat
This genomic interval carries:
- a CDS encoding erythrocyte membrane-associated antigen — translated: MKKQKDEEDEEEEEDEEKGETCYNKNLKNEFNKKIINKEEKYLNKFRISNILKCVNIFDKNVSVYEYENILKKMLIKKKDNHIIIKKKKNLNKKEKEKNDDYQNIQNIQNIQNDYMCHVNNNIIINTENQNYKHDINNIQQYINNNSLDYNYSNYIKIKNHNLLNKNERTKGYSSDSKIYFEKKKKIKYSRQKQKYKELPNHIRPLKGEQQNNKLYEEYVEGKPYNNLLNNVNNNLLYFNNISNINTSHDENFLEKEYITNTSNYEYYTDNNKKKRKQMNKILYNLEHLNKFHNSESNEHQDCLDNEHKNINQGGKNKKKRKKKKKENVNKYIFINEEKNKNSDEIQNVNMIKASKK